A portion of the Microbacterium hominis genome contains these proteins:
- a CDS encoding PH domain-containing protein, whose product MAQTRSENRLALASGVWHQISPKYVTVQLISTGSFLALVIAATLALTLWLHQTWAWIPGGILTVIMVWTLAILPRQARSIGYQLRSDDLVFRRGILWQRMVAVPYGRMQLVDITHGPLDRGFGIAQLKFVTAAAATGVVIPGLSQQNAETLRDHLIAVAESRRTGL is encoded by the coding sequence ATCGCGCAGACCCGCTCGGAGAACCGGCTCGCGCTCGCCTCGGGGGTCTGGCACCAGATCTCGCCCAAGTACGTCACGGTCCAGCTGATCTCGACCGGCTCCTTCCTCGCGCTCGTCATCGCCGCGACCTTGGCCCTCACGCTGTGGCTGCACCAGACCTGGGCGTGGATTCCGGGCGGCATCCTCACGGTCATCATGGTGTGGACCCTCGCGATCCTGCCGCGTCAGGCCCGCTCGATCGGCTATCAGCTGCGCTCCGACGACCTCGTGTTCCGGCGCGGCATCCTCTGGCAGCGCATGGTCGCGGTGCCGTACGGCCGGATGCAGCTCGTCGACATCACCCACGGGCCGCTGGACCGCGGCTTCGGCATCGCGCAGCTGAAATTCGTGACCGCCGCCGCGGCCACCGGGGTCGTCATCCCCGGGCTGTCGCAGCAGAACGCCGAGACCCTCCGCGACCATCTGATCGCGGTCGCCGAGAGCAGGCGGACCGGGCTGTGA
- a CDS encoding PH domain-containing protein: protein MSEPTPTAATTNAPPPELVRSPLSDGVWHRMHPLTPLLRGGIFLLVLLGIVVSNLRDRIIYVFLPGIVPGIDPEDVEDFETGDVIDFVLVNDLIVVALVVVLLVLLVLVAMFYTMWRFHTFRITDDDVEVRSGVLFRTQRRAPLDRVQGVNLTRPMIARLFGLAKLEVVGAGADANVKLEYLPTTSAETVRADILRLASGRRLAAAEQRSATAERAGSRVAALGQTVSRGITGLIEGDEAPVDEPESVVDIPLGRLMLSHVFSPATIGLIVAAAAIGIGVSRGAFWLLFAFVPALIGYGAYWVRSIVRSLRYSIAPTPDGVRITFGLLTTVTENVPPGRVHAIEISQSILWRPAGWWTVRINRLSGRNASDAVSADQFTTVLPVGTSADVERVLRLLLPHLPEDEWPLIVREGMLGPTVDDTFTNTPRRARLMKPFSYRRNGFRLTEGLLILRRGVVWRKLAVLPLARMQSVGIDQGPLDRLFDVAGLRAHVVAGPVTTILAAVDRAQAVALFGDAAQGAVRAASDDHTHRWAQETER, encoded by the coding sequence GTGAGCGAGCCGACGCCGACCGCTGCGACGACGAACGCGCCGCCGCCGGAGCTGGTGCGCTCGCCGCTCAGCGACGGCGTCTGGCACCGGATGCACCCGCTGACGCCGCTGCTGCGCGGCGGCATCTTCCTGCTGGTGCTGCTCGGCATCGTGGTCTCGAACCTGCGGGACCGGATCATCTACGTGTTCCTGCCCGGAATCGTGCCCGGCATCGATCCCGAAGACGTCGAGGACTTCGAGACCGGCGACGTCATCGACTTCGTGCTCGTCAACGACCTCATCGTCGTGGCGCTGGTGGTCGTGCTGCTCGTGCTGCTGGTGCTCGTCGCGATGTTCTACACGATGTGGCGGTTCCACACCTTCCGCATCACCGACGACGACGTCGAAGTGCGCAGCGGCGTGCTCTTCCGCACCCAGAGGCGTGCGCCCCTGGACCGCGTGCAGGGTGTCAACCTCACCCGCCCGATGATCGCGCGCCTGTTCGGGCTCGCCAAGCTCGAGGTCGTCGGGGCCGGGGCGGACGCGAACGTCAAGCTCGAGTACCTGCCGACCACCAGCGCCGAGACCGTGCGGGCCGACATCCTCCGGCTCGCCTCGGGACGCCGGCTCGCCGCGGCGGAGCAGCGGTCCGCGACCGCGGAGCGTGCGGGGTCGCGGGTGGCCGCCCTGGGCCAGACGGTCAGCCGCGGCATCACGGGGCTCATCGAGGGCGACGAGGCGCCCGTCGACGAGCCGGAGTCGGTGGTCGACATCCCGCTGGGGCGCCTGATGCTCTCGCACGTGTTCAGCCCCGCCACCATCGGACTCATCGTCGCGGCCGCGGCGATCGGCATCGGCGTCTCCCGAGGGGCGTTCTGGCTGCTGTTCGCATTCGTCCCCGCCCTGATCGGATACGGCGCCTACTGGGTGCGTTCGATCGTGCGCTCGCTCCGGTACTCGATCGCGCCGACGCCCGACGGCGTGCGCATCACCTTCGGGCTCCTCACCACCGTCACCGAGAACGTGCCGCCGGGGCGCGTGCACGCGATTGAGATCAGCCAGTCCATCCTGTGGCGCCCGGCCGGCTGGTGGACCGTGCGGATCAACCGACTGAGCGGGCGCAACGCCTCCGATGCCGTCAGCGCGGACCAGTTCACCACCGTGCTGCCGGTCGGCACCTCGGCAGACGTGGAGAGGGTGCTGCGCCTGCTGCTGCCGCACCTTCCCGAGGACGAGTGGCCGCTGATCGTGAGAGAGGGGATGCTGGGCCCGACCGTGGACGACACCTTCACCAACACCCCGCGCCGGGCGCGGCTGATGAAGCCGTTCTCCTACCGCCGCAACGGGTTCCGCCTCACCGAGGGCCTGCTGATCCTGCGCCGCGGGGTGGTGTGGCGCAAGCTCGCCGTGCTCCCGCTCGCGCGCATGCAGAGCGTCGGCATCGACCAGGGGCCGCTCGACCGCCTCTTCGACGTCGCCGGCCTGCGCGCCCACGTCGTCGCCGGTCCCGTCACGACGATCCTGGCCGCCGTCGACCGCGCCCAGGCCGTCGCCCTGTTCGGCGACGCCGCGCAGGGCGCTGTGCGCGCGGCATCCGACGATCACACCCATCGCTGGGCGCAGGAGACCGAGCGATGA
- a CDS encoding Rossmann-like and DUF2520 domain-containing protein, translating into MTREGRLGVGIIGAGRVGPVIGAALGGAGHAVVGITPGSDPERIEAVLPGVPHLDAVEVIRRSELVIVAVPSTELEALVAGLTDVGAWQPGQLVLHTDPRFGTGILAPVVAKGAIPLAVHPAIAFTGTSMDLRALAHSYAAVTAPAPVLPIAQALAVELGCEPVVVAEADRPAYAEAIATATEFSRSIVAQAARLLRQAGVAAPGPYLSSLIHSTIDHALSGADGGADTIDGDFRGAPTND; encoded by the coding sequence ATGACGCGTGAGGGCCGCCTCGGGGTCGGCATCATCGGCGCGGGGCGGGTCGGACCCGTGATCGGCGCGGCGCTGGGCGGGGCGGGCCACGCCGTGGTCGGCATCACACCGGGCTCCGACCCCGAGCGGATCGAGGCGGTGCTGCCAGGCGTCCCTCACCTGGACGCCGTCGAGGTCATCCGCCGCAGCGAACTCGTGATCGTCGCGGTGCCTTCCACTGAGCTCGAGGCACTGGTGGCCGGTCTCACCGACGTCGGCGCCTGGCAACCCGGTCAGCTGGTGCTGCACACCGATCCGCGCTTCGGCACCGGCATCCTGGCACCCGTGGTGGCCAAGGGGGCGATCCCGCTCGCCGTGCACCCCGCGATCGCCTTCACCGGCACCTCGATGGACCTGCGCGCCCTGGCCCACTCGTACGCCGCGGTCACCGCCCCCGCGCCGGTGCTCCCGATCGCGCAGGCGCTCGCGGTCGAGCTCGGCTGCGAGCCGGTCGTCGTCGCGGAGGCCGACCGGCCCGCCTACGCGGAGGCCATCGCCACGGCCACGGAGTTCTCGCGCTCGATCGTGGCGCAGGCGGCGCGCCTCCTGCGCCAGGCGGGCGTCGCGGCACCGGGTCCGTACCTCTCCTCGCTCATCCACTCGACCATCGATCACGCCCTCAGCGGGGCGGACGGGGGCGCCGATACAATTGACGGCGACTTCCGAGGAGCCCCCACGAATGACTGA
- a CDS encoding DUF4192 family protein: MTTIVKAANAAEFLGLVPQLLGCHVERSLVLVPFIGPRTGGAMRVDLPPDPDADVDAFAGTVLGMICKVADVDGVALIVYCPEQFGEEGPAMPRRRLIDALTERARRIGLRVVDALCVAADAWGSYLDDPPGAGAPLTAIAVAARPGEAPLPTPAADPLAACALPAVDLAAKEYVGRALIAIEEAVELLYRPPREGRRAGERRFDPRALGSVVALDDLPAFFEHALTLDPDELDPFVAAMLIWCLDRPSLRDVAISGWYGGLSAADTALDAQLRWEDGEAYPEEHAAFMWGDGPRPDARRLERAVDLMRRLAASAPRVRRPGTLATASWLSWALGRSSHAAHFAGEALRIDPEHGLSEIVLTLVGAGHLPEWAFTREHAGDPLTADPLAVPPEPTWRALT, encoded by the coding sequence ATGACGACGATTGTGAAGGCCGCGAACGCGGCGGAGTTCCTCGGCCTCGTGCCGCAGCTGCTGGGATGCCACGTCGAGCGGAGCCTGGTGCTCGTGCCGTTCATCGGCCCGCGCACCGGCGGCGCCATGCGCGTGGACCTGCCCCCGGACCCGGACGCGGACGTGGACGCGTTCGCCGGCACCGTGCTCGGGATGATCTGCAAGGTCGCCGACGTCGACGGCGTCGCGCTGATCGTCTACTGCCCGGAGCAGTTCGGCGAGGAGGGGCCGGCGATGCCGCGGCGACGTCTCATCGACGCGCTCACCGAGCGCGCCCGCCGCATCGGCCTGCGCGTCGTCGACGCGCTATGCGTGGCCGCCGACGCGTGGGGCTCGTATCTCGACGATCCTCCGGGCGCCGGCGCGCCGCTGACGGCGATCGCCGTGGCCGCCCGGCCGGGTGAGGCGCCGCTGCCGACGCCGGCCGCCGATCCGCTCGCGGCGTGCGCGCTGCCGGCGGTCGACCTCGCCGCCAAGGAGTACGTCGGACGGGCGCTGATCGCGATCGAGGAGGCCGTCGAGCTGCTGTACCGGCCGCCGCGGGAGGGCAGGCGCGCCGGGGAGCGACGCTTCGACCCGCGGGCGCTCGGCTCCGTCGTCGCGCTCGACGATCTGCCGGCATTCTTCGAGCACGCCCTGACCCTCGATCCCGACGAGCTGGACCCGTTCGTGGCGGCGATGCTGATCTGGTGCCTCGACCGGCCGTCGCTGCGCGACGTCGCGATCAGCGGCTGGTACGGCGGGCTCTCGGCCGCCGACACCGCGCTCGACGCGCAGCTGCGCTGGGAGGACGGCGAGGCCTACCCCGAGGAGCACGCCGCCTTCATGTGGGGCGACGGACCCCGGCCCGATGCGCGGCGCCTGGAGCGCGCGGTCGACCTCATGCGCCGCCTCGCGGCATCCGCTCCCCGGGTGCGACGGCCGGGGACCCTCGCCACCGCCAGCTGGCTGTCGTGGGCGCTCGGCCGGTCGAGCCACGCGGCGCACTTCGCGGGCGAGGCTCTGCGGATCGACCCCGAGCACGGTCTCTCGGAGATCGTTCTCACCCTCGTGGGCGCCGGTCACCTGCCCGAGTGGGCGTTCACGCGCGAGCACGCCGGTGATCCGCTGACGGCAGACCCGCTCGCGGTGCCCCCGGAGCCGACGTGGCGGGCCCTTACTTGA
- the cls gene encoding cardiolipin synthase: MDPSTLAAWWLIFVFVFDVTVRITAVIIVPRNRRPTAAMAWLLAIYFIPLIGVFLFLLIGNPRLPRKRRRMQQAINEYIHETSAGLDFGTLRPHAPEWFTSLVTMNRNLGAMPLAGDNGAHLIPDYQGSLDEMADAVRTAQRYVHIEFYILQTDASTDNLFRAMEEACARGVTVRVLLDHWANRGKPFYKKTLRRLDAMGAAWKLMLPVQPLRGKYQRPDLRNHRKLLVVDGTVAFMGSQNVTDSTYNLRKNIRRGLHWVDLMVRVQGPVVASINAVFLSDWYSETDEILTDEIDLFSVEAGPGDLDCQIVPSGPGFEFENNLKLFAGLLYAAQHKIIMVSPYFVPAEALLLAVTTACQRGVEVELFVSEEGDQALVYHAQRSYYEALLRAGVRIWMYRKPFILHSKSMTIDNETAIIGSSNMDMRSFGLNMEISMLVRGEEFVREMREVEDTYRSLSRELTLEEWMRQRLRSTVLDNLARLTSALQ, translated from the coding sequence GTGGATCCGTCGACGCTCGCCGCGTGGTGGCTCATCTTCGTGTTCGTCTTCGACGTCACGGTGCGCATCACAGCGGTGATCATCGTGCCCCGCAACCGCCGTCCGACGGCGGCGATGGCGTGGCTGCTGGCGATCTACTTCATTCCGCTGATCGGCGTCTTCCTGTTCCTGCTGATCGGCAACCCGCGCCTTCCTCGCAAGCGTCGGCGCATGCAGCAGGCGATCAACGAGTACATCCACGAGACCAGTGCGGGGCTCGACTTCGGCACGCTGCGGCCGCACGCGCCCGAGTGGTTCACGTCGCTCGTGACGATGAACCGCAATCTCGGCGCGATGCCGCTCGCGGGCGACAACGGCGCGCACCTGATCCCCGACTACCAGGGGTCGCTCGATGAGATGGCCGACGCGGTGCGCACGGCGCAGCGCTACGTGCACATCGAGTTCTACATCCTGCAGACCGATGCCTCCACCGACAACCTCTTCCGCGCCATGGAGGAGGCCTGCGCGCGCGGCGTGACCGTGCGCGTGCTGCTGGACCACTGGGCCAACCGCGGCAAGCCGTTCTACAAGAAGACGCTGCGGCGCCTCGACGCCATGGGAGCGGCCTGGAAGCTCATGCTCCCGGTGCAGCCGCTGCGCGGGAAGTATCAGCGACCCGACCTGCGCAACCACCGCAAGCTCCTGGTCGTGGACGGCACCGTGGCCTTCATGGGATCGCAGAACGTCACCGATTCGACGTACAACCTCCGCAAGAACATCCGCCGCGGACTCCACTGGGTCGACCTGATGGTGCGCGTGCAGGGGCCGGTGGTGGCATCCATCAACGCGGTCTTCCTCAGCGACTGGTACAGCGAGACCGACGAGATCCTCACCGACGAGATCGACCTGTTCTCGGTCGAGGCCGGTCCCGGCGACCTCGACTGCCAGATCGTGCCGTCGGGTCCCGGGTTCGAGTTCGAGAACAACCTCAAGCTGTTCGCGGGCCTGCTGTACGCGGCGCAGCACAAGATCATCATGGTGAGCCCGTACTTCGTGCCGGCCGAGGCGCTGCTGCTGGCGGTCACCACCGCGTGCCAGCGCGGCGTCGAGGTGGAGCTGTTCGTCTCGGAGGAGGGCGATCAGGCGCTCGTCTACCACGCGCAGCGGTCGTACTACGAGGCGCTGCTGCGCGCCGGCGTGCGCATCTGGATGTACCGCAAGCCCTTCATCCTGCACTCCAAGTCGATGACGATCGACAACGAGACCGCCATCATCGGCTCGAGCAACATGGACATGCGCTCATTCGGTCTCAACATGGAGATCTCCATGCTCGTGCGCGGCGAGGAGTTCGTGCGCGAGATGCGCGAGGTCGAGGACACCTACCGCTCGCTCTCGCGCGAGCTCACCCTCGAGGAGTGGATGCGCCAGCGCCTGCGCTCCACCGTGCTCGACAACCTCGCCCGGCTGACCTCGGCGCTGCAGTAG
- a CDS encoding endonuclease domain-containing protein, with protein sequence MASPLPDELGDRFSVADALARGVLPSRLRGKDLEQHFHGARSRVASDDPRLHEDRSGMRRGELEREHLARALTYATRMSDGAFFSHVTAAVLWDVPLPGGLIRNAPVDVAVFKPVRLSRARGVRGHQAAAATTRVRVHPTWGVRLTAPATTWAMLGSVLRRPEDLVAAGDAVVRDWRVNEALASLEDLRHAIYAGRRVGVQQLREAIPDLRTRSASRQESRLRLCLMGAGLPEPDLNFDVFENGIKIACVDLAYPHLRIAIEYEGEHHLLDPEQWARDIRRYEQLEAAGWRVIRVTKAELAGDRRALLARVRAAIAGRS encoded by the coding sequence ATGGCCAGCCCACTCCCCGACGAACTCGGCGACCGCTTCTCGGTCGCTGATGCACTCGCACGTGGCGTCCTCCCCAGTCGTCTGCGGGGCAAGGATCTCGAACAGCACTTCCACGGCGCGCGCTCGAGAGTCGCGTCTGATGACCCTCGACTGCATGAAGATCGATCGGGGATGCGCCGAGGGGAGCTCGAGCGGGAGCACCTTGCCCGCGCGCTCACCTACGCCACGCGGATGTCGGATGGAGCGTTCTTCAGCCACGTCACTGCTGCGGTCCTGTGGGACGTACCACTCCCGGGCGGGTTGATCCGGAATGCTCCGGTCGACGTCGCCGTCTTCAAACCGGTCCGGCTCTCCCGTGCACGCGGGGTGCGAGGCCACCAAGCAGCCGCAGCGACGACCCGCGTACGGGTCCACCCGACGTGGGGAGTCAGGCTCACGGCGCCGGCGACGACCTGGGCGATGCTCGGTTCGGTGCTGCGTCGCCCCGAGGATCTTGTCGCCGCGGGCGACGCGGTGGTCCGAGACTGGCGCGTGAACGAGGCCCTGGCATCGCTGGAGGATCTTCGTCACGCGATCTACGCGGGCCGCCGGGTAGGAGTCCAGCAACTCCGCGAGGCCATCCCCGATCTGCGGACGCGTTCCGCGTCGCGGCAGGAAAGCAGGCTGAGACTCTGCCTGATGGGAGCGGGCCTGCCCGAGCCCGATCTCAACTTCGACGTGTTCGAAAACGGGATCAAGATCGCGTGCGTCGATCTCGCTTACCCTCACCTGCGCATCGCCATCGAGTACGAGGGCGAGCACCACCTTCTCGACCCCGAGCAGTGGGCACGCGACATCCGTCGGTACGAGCAGCTGGAAGCGGCGGGCTGGCGCGTCATCCGAGTCACGAAGGCAGAGCTCGCCGGCGATCGCCGGGCGCTACTCGCGCGCGTGCGCGCGGCGATCGCCGGCCGATCGTGA
- a CDS encoding ATP-dependent Clp protease ATP-binding subunit, producing MFERFTDRARRVVVLAQEEAKMLNHNYIGTEHILLGLIHEGEGVAAKALESLGISLDAVREQVQDIIGQGQQQPTGHIPFTPRAKKVLELSLREALQLGHNYIGTEHILLGLIREGEGVAAQVLVKLGADLNKVRQQVIQLLSGYQGKEPAGVASGAGEQTQGTTQGGSQVLDQFGRNLTQAARDNKLDPVIGREKEIERVMQILSRRSKNNPVLIGEPGVGKTAVVEGLAQAIVKGDVPETLKDKQLYSLDLGSLIAGSRYRGDFEERLKKVTKEIRTRGDIIVFIDEIHTLVGAGAAEGAIDAASILKPLLARGELQTIGATTLDEYRKHFEKDAALERRFQPIQVAEPSLPHAINILKGLRDRYEAHHKVQITDGAIVAAANLADRYISDRFLPDKAIDLIDEAGARLRLSILSSPPELREFDEKIAKVREDKEKASEDQDFEKAANLRDEEKSLLAERLRLEKQWRSGDVASHAVVDEGLIAEVLAQATGIPVFKLTEEESSRLVFMEKALHQRVIGQEEAIAALSKTIRRQRAGLKDPKRPSGSFIFAGPTGVGKTELAKALAEFLFDDEAALISLDMSEFGEKHTVSRLFGAPPGFVGFEEGGQLTEKVRRKPFSVVLFDEIEKAHPDIFNSLLQILEEGRLTDGQGRVIDFKNTVIIMTTNLGSSAIAGGPVGFQVEGNTQTTYDRMKGKVDEELKRHFKPEFLNRVDDIIVFPQLSKEELVQIVDLFTKRLGERLLDRDMTIELSLPAKERLIEIGFDPALGARPLRRAMQREVEDKLSELILHGQLDSGDHVKVDAVNGEFVFEHAPRGEKVAVGVVSNGEIAATPDLAITSD from the coding sequence ATGTTCGAGAGATTCACCGACCGTGCCCGTCGTGTGGTCGTCCTCGCCCAGGAAGAGGCGAAGATGCTCAACCACAACTACATCGGCACCGAGCACATCCTGCTCGGTCTCATCCACGAGGGCGAGGGCGTCGCCGCCAAGGCGCTCGAGAGCCTGGGCATCTCGCTCGATGCCGTGCGCGAGCAGGTGCAGGACATCATCGGCCAGGGTCAGCAGCAGCCGACCGGCCACATCCCCTTCACCCCGCGTGCCAAGAAGGTTCTCGAGCTCAGCCTGCGCGAGGCGCTGCAGCTCGGCCACAACTACATCGGCACCGAGCACATCCTGCTCGGACTCATCCGCGAGGGCGAGGGCGTGGCCGCCCAGGTGCTGGTCAAGCTCGGCGCCGACCTCAACAAGGTGCGCCAGCAGGTCATCCAGCTCCTGTCCGGCTACCAGGGCAAGGAGCCCGCGGGTGTCGCCAGCGGCGCCGGCGAGCAGACGCAGGGCACCACGCAGGGCGGATCCCAGGTGCTCGACCAGTTCGGCCGCAACCTCACGCAGGCCGCGCGCGACAACAAGCTCGACCCGGTGATCGGGCGCGAGAAGGAGATCGAGCGCGTCATGCAGATCCTGTCGCGCCGCTCCAAGAACAACCCCGTCCTCATCGGCGAGCCCGGCGTCGGCAAGACCGCCGTCGTCGAGGGCCTCGCCCAGGCGATCGTCAAGGGCGATGTGCCCGAGACCCTCAAGGACAAGCAGCTCTACTCGCTCGACCTCGGCTCGCTCATCGCCGGGTCCCGCTATCGCGGTGACTTCGAGGAGCGCCTGAAGAAGGTCACCAAGGAGATCCGCACGCGCGGCGACATCATCGTCTTCATCGACGAGATCCACACCCTCGTGGGTGCGGGCGCCGCCGAGGGCGCGATCGACGCGGCATCCATCCTCAAGCCGCTGCTGGCCCGCGGCGAGCTCCAGACGATCGGCGCGACGACCCTCGACGAGTACCGCAAGCATTTCGAGAAGGATGCCGCGCTCGAGCGCCGCTTCCAGCCGATCCAGGTCGCCGAGCCGAGCCTCCCGCACGCGATCAACATCCTGAAGGGGCTGCGCGACCGCTACGAGGCGCACCACAAGGTGCAGATCACCGACGGCGCGATCGTCGCGGCGGCCAACCTCGCCGACCGCTACATCAGCGACCGGTTCCTGCCCGACAAGGCGATCGACCTGATCGACGAGGCGGGCGCGCGTCTGCGCCTGAGCATCCTCTCCAGCCCGCCGGAGCTGCGCGAGTTCGACGAGAAGATCGCGAAGGTCCGCGAGGACAAGGAGAAGGCCTCCGAGGACCAGGACTTCGAGAAGGCGGCGAACCTGCGCGACGAGGAGAAGTCCCTGCTCGCGGAGCGCCTGCGCCTCGAGAAGCAGTGGCGCTCGGGTGACGTCGCCTCCCACGCGGTGGTCGACGAGGGTCTGATCGCCGAAGTGCTCGCGCAGGCCACCGGCATCCCGGTGTTCAAGCTGACGGAAGAGGAGTCGAGCCGCCTCGTCTTCATGGAGAAGGCGCTGCACCAGCGCGTCATCGGCCAGGAGGAGGCGATCGCCGCGCTGTCGAAGACGATCCGCCGCCAGCGCGCCGGCCTCAAGGACCCGAAGCGTCCGTCGGGCTCGTTCATCTTCGCCGGCCCCACCGGCGTCGGAAAGACCGAGCTCGCCAAGGCGCTCGCGGAGTTCCTCTTCGACGACGAGGCCGCGCTCATCTCGCTCGACATGAGCGAGTTCGGCGAGAAGCACACGGTGAGCCGTCTGTTCGGTGCGCCTCCCGGATTCGTCGGCTTCGAAGAGGGCGGCCAGCTCACCGAGAAGGTGCGCCGCAAGCCGTTCTCGGTCGTGCTGTTCGACGAGATCGAGAAGGCGCACCCCGACATCTTCAACTCGCTCCTGCAGATCCTCGAAGAGGGCCGTCTCACCGACGGTCAGGGCCGCGTGATCGACTTCAAGAACACCGTGATCATCATGACGACGAACCTCGGCTCGTCGGCGATCGCGGGCGGACCGGTCGGCTTCCAGGTCGAGGGCAACACGCAGACGACCTATGACCGTATGAAGGGCAAGGTCGACGAGGAGCTCAAGCGCCACTTCAAGCCCGAGTTCCTCAACCGCGTCGACGACATCATCGTGTTCCCGCAGCTCTCCAAGGAGGAGCTGGTGCAGATCGTCGATCTGTTCACCAAGCGCCTCGGCGAGCGTCTGCTCGACCGCGACATGACGATCGAGCTGAGCCTGCCCGCCAAGGAGCGCCTCATCGAGATCGGGTTCGACCCGGCTCTCGGCGCTCGCCCGCTGCGCCGCGCCATGCAGCGCGAGGTGGAGGACAAGCTCAGCGAGCTGATCCTGCACGGCCAGCTCGACTCGGGAGACCATGTGAAGGTGGATGCCGTGAACGGCGAGTTCGTGTTCGAGCACGCCCCGCGCGGGGAGAAGGTCGCGGTCGGGGTGGTCTCCAACGGCGAGATCGCCGCGACGCCCGATCTCGCGATCACCAGCGACTGA
- a CDS encoding copper resistance CopC/CopD family protein, giving the protein MTSALAVRPSAATRVLAVIAMALALVPALVLGSAAPARAHASILSIDPVPDWVYDDAPDEVSLTFNEPVSVELGGIRVFGPSGERVDGPTQQRDGDTTVWAPIEASDRGTYTVAWSVVSVDSHVLSSTLVFHVGEPTGTAADIEQADAGVVGVLGWLARWAIFTGMIALGGLVLSRLALRFALVGRRARVVAVSAAGLMLIGSVVKMAVQATSAAGVPVTDVFALGLGPVLDTRAGVLDGIRVIAAGVALAGALLWRRVWGAWLAGVATVTVMATLAVLGHAWTAEPPIAAASVDLVHQLAVTVWVGGLVALVVLDDRTQMDAAIRRFSRVALWALLAVVLSGFASALWQTAANPTTLFTEYGVLLLVKIALVGVMALLGWWQRRRLARAVHSAGRLLTGVRAEIVVAAVVLAITAVLVATVPARESLAPQPYTVAVAEDFGTVDVTVEPAIVGDNVVTMQFTDRVGTSRGVDVAQLTVSQGDLPPRAVTLTALAPDRWAAIDVSLPTDGEWTFELTTLSRGEESTVTFTVPIRGVEESE; this is encoded by the coding sequence GTGACTTCCGCACTCGCGGTACGCCCGTCCGCGGCGACCCGTGTTCTCGCCGTCATCGCCATGGCCCTGGCGCTGGTTCCCGCGCTCGTGCTCGGCAGCGCTGCTCCCGCCCGGGCCCACGCGTCGATCCTGTCGATCGATCCTGTGCCCGACTGGGTCTACGACGATGCACCCGACGAGGTCTCCCTCACCTTCAACGAGCCGGTGTCTGTCGAGCTCGGCGGCATCCGCGTCTTCGGTCCGTCGGGCGAGCGCGTCGACGGCCCGACGCAGCAGCGCGACGGCGACACGACCGTCTGGGCGCCGATCGAGGCATCCGACCGAGGCACGTACACCGTCGCGTGGAGTGTGGTCTCCGTCGACTCGCACGTGCTCTCGAGCACCCTCGTCTTCCACGTCGGCGAGCCCACCGGCACCGCGGCCGACATCGAACAGGCCGATGCCGGGGTCGTGGGCGTGCTCGGGTGGCTCGCGCGCTGGGCGATCTTCACCGGGATGATCGCCCTCGGCGGCCTCGTGCTCTCCCGCCTCGCGCTGCGATTCGCCCTCGTCGGGCGGCGCGCCCGCGTCGTCGCGGTCTCTGCGGCGGGACTCATGCTCATCGGCTCGGTCGTCAAGATGGCGGTGCAGGCGACCTCGGCCGCCGGTGTGCCGGTGACCGACGTGTTCGCTCTCGGGCTGGGTCCGGTGCTCGACACGCGCGCCGGCGTGCTCGACGGCATCCGGGTGATCGCCGCCGGAGTCGCGCTCGCCGGCGCGCTCCTGTGGCGCCGAGTCTGGGGGGCATGGCTCGCCGGCGTCGCGACCGTGACCGTCATGGCCACCCTCGCCGTGCTCGGCCACGCCTGGACCGCCGAGCCCCCGATCGCGGCCGCATCCGTCGACCTCGTGCACCAGCTGGCCGTCACCGTGTGGGTGGGGGGCTTGGTCGCGCTCGTGGTGCTCGATGACCGCACCCAGATGGATGCCGCCATCCGGCGCTTCTCCCGGGTCGCACTCTGGGCGCTGCTGGCGGTGGTGCTCTCGGGGTTCGCCTCGGCGCTCTGGCAGACCGCCGCGAACCCGACGACCCTGTTCACGGAGTACGGCGTCCTCCTGCTCGTGAAGATCGCGCTGGTGGGCGTGATGGCCCTTCTCGGGTGGTGGCAGCGGCGGCGACTCGCCCGCGCGGTGCACAGCGCCGGCCGCCTCCTGACGGGGGTGCGGGCCGAGATCGTCGTGGCGGCCGTCGTGCTCGCGATCACCGCGGTGCTCGTGGCGACCGTGCCGGCCCGGGAGTCGCTCGCTCCTCAGCCGTACACCGTCGCCGTGGCCGAGGACTTCGGCACGGTCGACGTCACCGTCGAACCCGCGATCGTGGGCGACAACGTCGTCACCATGCAGTTCACCGACCGCGTCGGCACGTCCCGCGGGGTGGATGTCGCGCAGCTCACCGTCAGCCAGGGCGACCTTCCGCCGCGCGCGGTGACGCTCACCGCCCTCGCCCCCGACCGGTGGGCCGCGATCGACGTGTCGCTGCCCACCGACGGCGAATGGACCTTCGAGCTCACGACCCTCTCCCGGGGCGAGGAGTCCACCGTCACCTTCACCGTTCCGATCCGAGGTGTCGAGGAGTCCGAATGA